In the genome of Cryptomeria japonica chromosome 8, Sugi_1.0, whole genome shotgun sequence, one region contains:
- the LOC131857837 gene encoding early light-induced protein 1, chloroplastic-like, with protein MAAMASMMMKAPGALNCGAVKTNSVRHISSSLQVKCMAAKVSRKFGDLFAFSGPAPEIINGRAAMSGFVSQLNSGGLSWFTLTAGLMTVGTLVPLFNGISEESTSQPIFSSTAEMWNGRFAMLGLLALAFTEYVKGGPLV; from the exons ATGGCGGCAATggcttcaatgatgatgaaagcaCCCGGAGCCCTTAACTGCGGGGCAGTCAAAACGAATAGTGTGCGTCATATCAGTAGTAGCCTCCAAGTCAAGTGCATGGCTGCAAAG GTGAGCAGGAAATTTGGCGACCTGTTTGCGTTCTCAGGGCCTGCGCCGGAGATCATCAATGGAAGGGCGGCTATGTCGGGGTTCGTGTCGCAATTGAATAGTGGAGGACTGTCGTGGTTTACGTTAACTGCAGGATTAATGACGGTGGGGACACTGGTGCCCCTGTTCAATGGAATATCGGAGGAGAGCACGTCGCAGCCAATATTTTCATCCACAGCAGAAATGTGGAATGGGCGCTTTGCTATGCTCGGCCTCCTCGCATTGGCTTTCACTGAATACGTCAAGGGTGGACCGCTTGTATAA